In Oscillatoria sp. FACHB-1406, one DNA window encodes the following:
- a CDS encoding DapH/DapD/GlmU-related protein, whose product MGPNVQIYTATHPVNPQERLSGKESAAAIKIGNNVWLGGNVVICPGVTIGDNTTIGAGSVVVKDIPANVVAVGNPCRVIRQLDAE is encoded by the coding sequence TTGGGGCCCAATGTCCAAATTTATACCGCAACGCACCCGGTAAATCCCCAAGAAAGACTCTCCGGCAAAGAATCCGCCGCCGCGATTAAAATCGGTAATAACGTTTGGCTGGGCGGAAATGTTGTTATCTGCCCCGGCGTAACTATTGGCGATAATACGACGATTGGCGCGGGGAGTGTCGTAGTTAAAGATATTCCGGCGAATGTCGTTGCTGTTGGCAATCCTTGCCGAGTGATTCGTCAACTCGATGCCGAATAG
- a CDS encoding serine/threonine-protein kinase, which yields MSYCINPRCPNPRNPVDIDSHFCRHCGSCLLLFDGYRAARIMSDNSGFAIVYEISDGTTHKILKALKPAHNENKKVVELFRQEASLLSQLRHPGIPKVEANSYFLYTPRDGGEPLHCFVMEKIEGPTLKEWMHQQGNLLISERQALHWIKQLAEILQVVHQQNFLHRDLKLQNIMLRPNGQLVLIDFGAAREISYSYLARTGVSRPGAKISSAGYTPPEQAKGHAVPQSDFYALGRTFIYLLTGQQFGEGNVLYDPLTDKLNWRKYALDISSEFADFLDRLMASKASDRPKDAGEIIKTVNQLLQSARDRHPPNNGRRIPLTDLHLSPDSPTLTQGTQDSSNRHLTLASLAIAWVAVWGQRELVNLSHPL from the coding sequence ATGAGCTACTGCATCAATCCTCGTTGTCCGAATCCTCGCAATCCGGTCGATATTGATAGCCATTTTTGTCGTCATTGCGGTTCTTGCTTGCTATTATTCGACGGCTATCGCGCCGCCCGAATTATGAGCGACAACAGCGGTTTTGCGATCGTTTACGAAATCTCTGATGGAACGACGCACAAAATACTCAAGGCGCTTAAGCCCGCCCACAACGAGAATAAGAAGGTTGTTGAATTGTTTCGACAAGAGGCCTCACTCCTCAGCCAACTCAGACATCCCGGTATCCCCAAAGTTGAAGCGAATAGTTATTTCCTGTATACCCCACGCGATGGGGGCGAACCCCTCCATTGCTTCGTAATGGAAAAGATCGAAGGGCCTACTTTGAAAGAGTGGATGCACCAACAAGGTAACTTATTGATTAGCGAGCGCCAAGCCCTCCATTGGATCAAGCAATTAGCAGAAATTTTGCAAGTCGTTCACCAACAAAATTTCCTTCATCGCGATCTTAAATTACAGAATATTATGTTGCGCCCTAACGGTCAACTCGTATTGATTGATTTTGGTGCGGCGCGCGAAATAAGCTACAGTTATCTCGCTCGGACGGGAGTCTCCCGTCCAGGGGCAAAGATTAGTTCGGCTGGATATACGCCCCCAGAACAAGCGAAAGGTCACGCCGTTCCTCAGTCCGATTTTTATGCCTTGGGTCGGACTTTTATCTATTTATTGACCGGTCAACAATTTGGTGAAGGTAACGTGCTTTACGATCCCTTAACGGATAAATTAAACTGGAGAAAATACGCGCTCGATATTTCGTCCGAATTTGCCGATTTTCTCGATCGCTTGATGGCATCGAAAGCAAGCGATCGCCCAAAAGATGCAGGAGAAATTATTAAAACAGTTAATCAATTGTTGCAAAGCGCTCGCGATCGCCATCCACCCAATAATGGACGCAGAATTCCCCTCACCGACCTCCATCTGTCACCCGACAGTCCCACGCTAACGCAAGGGACTCAGGACTCATCGAACCGACATTTGACGTTAGCAAGCTTAGCCATAGCTTGGGTCGCTGTTTGGGGACAGCGGGAGTTGGTAAACTTATCGCACCCTCTTTAG